A region from the Procambarus clarkii isolate CNS0578487 unplaced genomic scaffold, FALCON_Pclarkii_2.0 HiC_scaffold_343, whole genome shotgun sequence genome encodes:
- the LOC138361388 gene encoding uncharacterized protein, with the protein MERERLGKELEKRRLELEREREKEEREREEKREREDKDQWTTRRMMAPVNIVKRSQGLATCTMSDAVEEGTWKVMVDTGGTRYDNPGAHIVHRQTVPQVTTEVVEDEQASGDEDEETEEEDVAKEEEEEEEEEEEEEAEHKRGAGEAHQIREEKPVQTAKKKGQQKKQPERSPYPFRNTKH; encoded by the exons atggaacgagagagattaggaaaagaattagagaaaagGCGTttggaattagaacgagaaagagaaaaagaagagcgagaaagagaagagaaacgagaaagagaaga taaggatcagtggacgacccgaaggatgatggctcccgtgaacatcgtgaagagatcccagggattagcgaCGTGCACTATGAGtgatgcagtcgaagaagggacctggaaggtgatggttgatacaggaggtacgagatacgataat cccggcgcccacatcGTTCACAGACAAACAGTTCCACAAGTGACCACTGAAGTAGTAGAAGACGAACAAGCCTCAGgagatgaagatgaagaaacggaagaggaagatgtagcaaaagaggaagaagaggaggaggaagaagaagaggaggaggaagcagaGCACAAGCGAGGGGCAGGGGAAGCACACCAGATAAGGGAAGAGAAACCTGTACAAACAGCTAAGAAAAAAGGCCAGCAAAAGAAGCAGCCTGAAAGGTCACCATACCCCTTCAGAAACACCAAACACTAA